Proteins from a genomic interval of Xiphophorus maculatus strain JP 163 A chromosome 7, X_maculatus-5.0-male, whole genome shotgun sequence:
- the LOC102227509 gene encoding integrin alpha-6-like isoform X4, with product MGVSVQSQGPGGKVVTCAHRYQKHSRVSQSVLGRCYVFSQNLTINYDDMDGGQWKFCEGRRGETDHAWYGVCQQGLGVTFTKDYHYVVFGAPGARNWKGMVRVEQKNITLIERGIYNDGPYEYENDNDNFKHPNNPVPAHSYLGFSLDTGHHIMKSRDLTVVAGAPRANHKGLVALLKKKFIEQLVVEQLLHGPGLGSSFGYDVAVVDLNGDGWQDIVVGAPYFYMKDTDIGGAVYVYINTAGQWDNVTPIRLNGTKDSVFGLAVENIGDVNQDSFNDIAVGAPQDDEGAGRVYIYHGSAQGIKTTPAQILSGKEHSLRYFGYSLAGNMDLDGNSYPDLAVGSLSDAALIYRARPIVNIRKNITVSPEEIDLSVGCDSSFCFTVKACFNYTATSYNKRLTISYFIEADGDRRKQGLNSRVIFLTKTHPESDVQFNGTLELQNQNAGQCVSINVGLKDNIKDKMRSVVIEVSAEIIKAKLKKMGNGLPQIMPVLDATQPRQAVTEVNFVKEGCKNKRICYSNLKMENNLHYIPISRNEFTPLSKSAHNIPEFKLTYEKKDLAVKVTVTNKNGDDAYEAKLVGKFPEILSYSGVRSSNKQILCTANHNGSEAECELGNPLKSNSKVMFYIILSTAHNAVKLNTTEFEIDLHLQTTSSQNISSVKIKSKVITEFPLTLSGEAKPSQVSFGGVVRAETAMKTEEDAGSLINFTFRISNLWTPSISPPPVTLHIHWPRDNKDGKWLLYLVKVTSHGPEKIACSPQSEIHSLKDIWKRSPSPTKQEIVKKERKLGGKIAFRSSSTKVLSCEKESKCVVLKCPLQGIDGTAVELRSRLWNSTFIEEYASFPTITLVVKASLVLESQAQNIILKSPDFTVKVPVSPDSDVAQFGVPWWIILIAVLAGILILALMVFLLWKCGFFRRSKQDDSIPRYHAVRIKKETPGHSDGKMKPGALEKKQWMTTWINDDYS from the exons ATGGGTGTGTCTGTGCAGAGTCAGGGACCCGGGGGAAAGGTTGTG ACATGTGCGCATCGATATCAAAAGCATAGCAGAGTTTCCCAGTCTGTCCTCGGTCGCTGttatgtcttcagtcagaattTGACCATCAACTACGATGATATGGATGGAGGTCAATGGAAATTTTGTGAAGGGAGACGAGGAGAAACCGATCATGCATGGTATGGAGTCTGTCAACAAGGTCTGGGGGTCACCTTCACCAAGGACTACCATTATGTGGTGTTTGGAGCCCCAGGAGCAAGAAACTGGAAAG GGATGGTACGAgtggaacaaaaaaacatcacgTTGATAGAAAGGGGTATATATAACGATGGACCGTATGAGTATGAAAACGACAACGACAACTTTAAACACCCCAACAACCCTGTGCCAGCCCACAGCTACCTTG GGTTCTCTCTGGACACCGGGCACCACATCATGAAGAGCCGTGACCTGACCGTGGTGGCTGGCGCACCGAGAGCCAATCACAAGGGACTTGTagccctgctgaagaaaaaatttATCGAGCAACTCGTAGTGGAGCAACTTCTGCATGGGCCGGGACTGGGATCCTCATTTGGATACGATGTGGCTGTGGTCGACCTGAATGGTGATGG ATGGCAAGACATTGTCGTGGGAGCCCCTTACTTCTACATGAAGGACACAGACATCGGTGGAGCCGTTTATGTTTATATCAACACAGCAGGACAGTGGGATAATGTAACTCCGATTCGCCTAAACGGGACCAAAGATTCAGTGTTCGGACTGGCAGTGGAAAACATCGGGGATGTTAATCAGGACTCATTTAATG ATATTGCAGTTGGAGCTCCTCAGGACGATGAGGGGGCAGGAAGAGTCTACATTTATCATGGATCTGCAcaaggaataaaaacaactcCTGCACAG ATCCTTTCAGGCAAAGAGCACAGCCTTCGATATTTTGGATATTCTCTGGCAGGAAACATGGACCTGGATGGTAACTCTTATCCAGACCTGGCTGTAGGATCTCTGTCAGATGCAGCTTTGATTTACAG GGCGAGACCAATTGTTAACATCAGGAAAAACATTACGGTTTCTCCTGAGGAAATTGACCTCAGTGTTGGCTGTGATTCCAGTTTTTG CTTCACTGTGAAAGCATGTTTCAACTACACAGCGACATCCTACAACAAGAGGCTCA CAATCAGCTACTTCATAGAGGCAGATGGAGACCGCAGGAAACAAGGACTGAACTCCAGAGTGATTTTTCTGACTAAGACTCATCCTGAATCAGACGTCCAGTTTAATGGCACCTTGGAGCTCCAGAATCAAAACGCAGGACAGTGTGTCAGCATAAACGTCGGGCTTAAG GACAACATTAAGGACAAGATGCGCAGCGTTGTCATTGAAGTTTCTGCAGAAATTatcaaagcaaaactaaaaaaaatgggAAATGGTCTACCTCAGATAATGCCAGTTTTAGACGCCACCCAGCCACGGCAAGCCGTCACAGAG GTAAACTTTGTAAAGGAgggatgtaaaaataaaaggatttgtTATAGCAATTTAAAAATGGAGAACAATCTGCACTACATACCAATCAGCAGGAATGAATTCACCCCGTTAAGCAAAag TGCACATAATATACCAGAGTTTAAGCTGACTTACGAGAAGAAGGACTTGGCTGTGAAGGTGACGGTGACCAATAAAAATGGTGACGATGCCTACGAAGCAAAGCTTGTGGGGAAATTCCCAGAAATCCTGTCGTATTCTGGAGTTCGATCT tcaaACAAGCAGATCCTCTGTACTGCCAACCATAATGGATCTGAAGCAGAGTGTGAGCTGGGAAACCCACTTAAGAGCAACTCAAAG gtCATGTTTTACATCATTCTGAGCACTGCGCACAATGCTGTAAAACTCAATACCACTGAGTTTGAGATTGATCTTCACCTCCAAAC GACAAGTTCTCAAAATATTTCCTCTGtgaaaataaagagcaaagTGATAACTGAATTCCCATTGACATTGAGTGG TGAAGCCAAACCCAGTCAGGTTTCCTTTGGCGGTGTTGTGAGAGCagaaactgcaatgaaaacagaAGAGGATGCTGGAAGTTtgattaattttacatttaga ATAAGTAACTTGTGGACGCCTTCGATCTCTCCTCCCCCCGTCACTCTACACATTCATTGGCCCAGAGACAATAAAGATGGGAAATGGCTTCTGTACTTGGTGAAGGTCACATCTCATGGACCTGAGAAAATCGCCTGCTCTCCTCAATCTGAAATTCACTCTCTCAAAGACATTTGG AAGAGATCTCCTTCCCCGACAAAACAGGAAAttgtcaaaaaagaaagaaaacttggtGGCAAAATTGCTTTTCGTTCAAGCAGTACTAAAGTTTTG TCCTGTGAGAAGGAAAGCAAATGTGTGGTGCTAAAGTGCCCTCTGCAGGGGATTGATGGTACTGCAGTTGAGCTGAGATCTCGTTTGTGGAACTCCACCTTCATCGAG GAATATGCTTCCTTTCCAACCATAACTTTAGTTGTGAAGGCTTCACTTGTACTTGAGTCTCAGGCTCAGAACATTATCCTGAAATCTCCCGACTTTACT GTGAAGGTGCCCGTATCCCCAGACAGCGACGTGGCTCAGTTCGGAGTTCCTTGGTGGATCATTCTGATAGCGGTTCTGGCAGGAATCTTGATTTTGGCATTGATGGTGTTTCTGTTGTGGAAG TGCGGGTTCTTCAGACGCTCCAAACAAGACGACAGCATACCTCGCTACCACGCAGTGCGGATAAAAAAGGAAACTCCGGGCCACAGCGATGGAAAAATGAAACCTGGTGCTTTAGAAAAGAAGCAGTGGATGACGACGTGGATCAACGACGATtattcatga